The proteins below come from a single Bubalus kerabau isolate K-KA32 ecotype Philippines breed swamp buffalo chromosome 19, PCC_UOA_SB_1v2, whole genome shotgun sequence genomic window:
- the KLHL28 gene encoding kelch-like protein 28, with amino-acid sequence MDHTSPTYMLANLTHLHSEQLLQGLNLLRQHHELCDIILRVGDVKIHAHKVVLASISPYFKAMFTGNLSEKENSEVEFQCIDETALQAIVEYAYTGTVFISQDTVESLLPAANLLQIKLVLKECCAFLESQLDPGNCIGISRFAETYGCHDLYLAATKYICQNFEAVCQTEEFFELTHADLDEIVSNDCLNVATEETVFYALESWIKYDVQERQKYLAQLLNSVRLPLLSVKFLTRLYEANHLIRDDRTCKHLLNEALKYHFMPEHRLSHQTVLMTRPRCAPKVLCAVGGKSGLFACLDSVEMYFPQNDSWIGLAPLNIPRYEFGICVLDQKVYVIGGIETNVRPGITIRKHENSVECWNPDTNTWTSLERMNESRSTLGVVVLAGELYALGGYDGQSYLQSVEKYIPKVRKWQPVAPMTTTRSCFAAAVLDGMIYAIGGYGPAHMNSVERYDPSKDSWEMVASMADKRIHFGVGVMLGFIFVVGGHNGVSHLSSIERYDPHQNQWTVCRPMKEPRTGVGAAVIDNYLYVVGGHSGSSYLNTVQKYDPISDTWLDSAGMIYCRCNFGLTAL; translated from the exons atGGACCACACATCCCCGACCTACATGCTTGCTAACTTAACCCACTTACATTCTGAACAACTTCTACAAGGCTTGAATCTTCTTCGTCAACATCACGAACTCTGTGACATCATTCTTCGAGTAGGTGATGTTAAAATTCATGCTCACAAAGTGGTACTTGCCAGCATCAGCCCGTATTTCAAAGCTATGTTCACTGGAAACCTCTCTGAAAAAGAGAACAGTGAAGTTGAGTTTCAGTGCATAGATgagactgctctccaggccattgtGGAATATGCCTATACAGGGACTGTTTTTATTTCACAAGACACAGTTGAATCTCTCCTTCCAGCAGCAAACCTACTGCAGATAAAACTTGTCCTGAAAGAATGTTGTGCATTTCTTGAAAGCCAACTTGATCCTGGTAATTGTATTGGAATTTCTCGTTTTGCAGAGACGTATGGTTGCCATGACCTTTATTTGGCAGCCACTAAATACATATGCCAGAATTTTGAAGCTGTTTGCCAGACTGAAGAGTTTTTTGAGCTCACTCATGCTGATTTGGATGAAATCGTTTCCAATGACTGTTTGAATGTAGctactgaagagactgttttttatGCACTCGAGTCTTGGATCAAGTATGATGTCCAAGAACGCCAGAAGTACTTAGCTCAGCTACTTAACAGTGTGCGATTACCGTTGCTCAGTGTTAAGTTTCTCACTAGATTATATGAAGCAAATCATCTTATTCGTGATGATCGCACTTGTAAACATCTTTTGAATGAAGCTCTGAAGTACCACTTTATGCCGGAACACAGACTGTCTCATCAGACAGTCTTGATGACACGACCTCGCTGTGCTCCCAAAGTACTTTGTGCAGTAGGAGGAAAATCTGGACTGTTTGCCTGTTTAGATAG TGTGGAGATGTACTTTCCTCAGAATGACTCTTGGATTGGTTTGGCACCCCTAAACATTCCTCGCTATGAATTTGGAATATGCGTTTTAGACCAAAAAGTGTATGTTATAGGTGGTATTGAAACTAACGTGCGTCCTGGCATCACTATCAGAAAACATGAAAATTCAGTAGAATGCTGGAATCCTGATACAAATACCTGGACTTCTCTCGAGAGAATGAATGAGAGTCGAAGTACCCTTGGAGTAGTGGTGCTTGCAGGAGAACTTTATGCTTTGGGTGGTTATGATGGACAGTCTTACTTGCAATCTGTAGAGAAGTATATTCCCAAagtaagaaaatggcaacctgtgGCACCCATGACTACGACAAGAAGTTGTTTTGCTGCAGCAGTGTTGGATGGAATGATATATGCCATTGGAGGGTATGGTCCTGCCCACATGAACAG TGTGGAGCGTTACGATCCAAGTAAAGACTCCTGGGAGATGGTTGCATCTATGGCAGATAAAAGGATTCACTTTGGTGTGGGTGTCATGCTAGGCTTTATTTTCGTGGTGGGTGGACATAATGGTGTTTCACATTTGTCAAGCATTGAAAGATACGATCCTCATCAAAATCAGTGGACTGTGTGCAGACCAATGAAAGAACCCAGAACAG GAGTTGGTGCTGCAGTAATTGATAACTACCTTTATGTAGTTGGTGGTCACTCAGGGTCTTCATATCTGAATACCGTGCAGAAATATGACCCTATCTCAGATACGTGGCTGGATTCAGCTGGCATGATATACTGTCGCTGCAATTTTGGACTCACTGCACTTTAA